Proteins from a single region of Alloscardovia omnicolens:
- a CDS encoding glycoside hydrolase family 13 protein — MTSELKNSDALWWQNAVVYQIYPRSFADSTGSGLGDIPGITAHMDYLADLGVDAIWLSPFYPSALADGGYDVDDYRNVDPRLGTMDDFDAMVAAAHSHNIKVVVDIVPNHSSNRHEYFKAALAAGKGSAERDRYIFRDGRGENGELPPNDWESIFGGPAWERVEDGQWYLHMFAPEQPDWNWDNPDVHEEFLTTLRFWCDHGTDGFRVDVAHALKKDMNSPELDEVSPRDGADRTDGSHPLFDRNEVHDIYAQWRKVFNEYDPPRFAVAEAWVHPERQYLYADTNDLGQIFNFSFAMKLWARNNFHEAIEAGIETTQRSGSTATWVMSNHDLIRHASRFALPQIPSANEHQIAVDWLLRDGKTYTENRQLGTQRARAALLLEMALPGSAYIYQGEELGLFEVADIPWDKLEDPSAFTSQHDGVLKGRDGCRVPLPWVGADAEGSFGFSPADASNPPHLPQPAWFKDFAADVEAADDTSMLNLYRAALKLRHELQTSDVSIEWLEEDKESGLPDGADGNPGGVIAYKRANGWANLTNFSATPATLPAGEIVLTSGELTADGQLPQDTSAWIKLD; from the coding sequence ATGACGTCAGAACTGAAAAATTCAGATGCTCTCTGGTGGCAGAATGCTGTTGTCTACCAGATTTATCCTCGATCCTTTGCCGATAGCACAGGTAGCGGTTTAGGAGATATTCCAGGCATTACTGCTCATATGGATTATTTGGCAGATCTTGGAGTGGACGCTATTTGGCTGTCACCATTCTATCCTTCTGCTTTAGCTGATGGCGGTTATGATGTGGACGATTACCGCAACGTAGACCCTCGCTTAGGCACTATGGATGATTTTGATGCTATGGTGGCCGCAGCTCACTCACATAACATTAAAGTTGTTGTGGATATTGTGCCAAACCACAGCTCTAATCGTCATGAGTATTTTAAGGCTGCTTTGGCAGCTGGCAAGGGCTCAGCTGAGCGCGATCGTTACATTTTCCGTGACGGTCGTGGTGAAAATGGTGAACTGCCTCCTAATGATTGGGAATCGATTTTCGGCGGCCCAGCGTGGGAACGCGTGGAAGATGGCCAATGGTATTTGCATATGTTTGCGCCAGAGCAGCCGGATTGGAACTGGGATAACCCTGATGTTCATGAAGAATTCTTAACTACCCTGCGTTTCTGGTGCGATCACGGCACTGATGGTTTCCGCGTAGACGTGGCTCACGCCTTGAAAAAGGATATGAACTCCCCTGAACTCGACGAAGTGTCCCCTCGCGACGGCGCAGATAGAACAGACGGATCTCATCCTTTGTTTGACCGCAACGAAGTTCATGACATTTATGCACAGTGGCGTAAGGTCTTTAACGAATACGATCCTCCTCGTTTTGCTGTTGCTGAAGCATGGGTGCACCCTGAACGCCAATATCTCTATGCCGATACAAACGATTTAGGACAGATTTTCAACTTCTCTTTCGCCATGAAGTTGTGGGCTCGCAATAATTTCCACGAGGCTATTGAAGCAGGAATCGAAACAACACAGCGCTCTGGATCTACAGCTACCTGGGTTATGAGTAATCACGATTTAATTCGTCACGCTTCACGTTTTGCACTCCCTCAAATTCCTTCTGCCAATGAACATCAAATTGCCGTTGATTGGCTACTTCGCGACGGTAAAACATACACCGAGAACCGCCAATTAGGCACACAGCGCGCTCGCGCCGCTCTGCTTCTTGAAATGGCTTTGCCAGGTTCCGCATATATTTATCAAGGTGAAGAGCTGGGCTTATTTGAAGTTGCTGATATTCCATGGGATAAGTTGGAAGATCCAAGTGCTTTTACCAGCCAGCATGATGGTGTATTAAAGGGTCGCGATGGTTGCCGCGTGCCACTTCCTTGGGTGGGTGCAGACGCTGAAGGATCTTTCGGATTCTCCCCTGCTGATGCTTCCAACCCACCGCATCTTCCACAGCCTGCATGGTTTAAGGATTTTGCTGCTGATGTAGAAGCTGCTGACGACACCTCTATGCTCAATCTGTATCGTGCAGCGTTGAAGTTGCGCCATGAATTGCAAACATCTGATGTGAGCATTGAATGGCTTGAAGAAGATAAGGAAAGCGGTTTGCCTGATGGTGCTGACGGCAATCCTGGTGGCGTTATTGCATACAAGCGCGCTAATGGTTGGGCAAACCTGACGAACTTCTCAGCAACCCCAGCTACCTTGCCTGCAGGTGAGATTGTGCTGACATCAGGTGAGCTGACAGCGGACGGTCAACTGCCACAAGACACATCTGCGTGGATTAAGCTAGACTAG
- a CDS encoding peptidylprolyl isomerase, with protein sequence MQAIMHTTHGDIKLELFPQDAPVTVENFVGLATGDKEWTDPLTGEKSHEPFYNGLTFHRVIKDFMIQGGCPLGTGTGGPGYNFDDEINQHSFAEPYKLAMANAGRRPNPFTGKLSGTNGSQFFITTVPTTWLDGKHTIFGEVADEASRKVVDAINEVATDPRDNPLEPVMIESIEIIK encoded by the coding sequence ATGCAAGCAATTATGCACACCACTCACGGTGATATTAAGCTGGAGCTTTTCCCACAGGATGCCCCAGTAACCGTAGAAAACTTTGTTGGTTTGGCAACTGGTGACAAGGAATGGACCGATCCGCTGACGGGCGAGAAGTCTCATGAACCTTTTTACAATGGTTTGACTTTCCATCGCGTTATTAAGGACTTTATGATTCAGGGTGGCTGCCCTTTGGGCACCGGCACTGGCGGTCCAGGATATAACTTCGACGATGAAATCAATCAGCACAGCTTTGCTGAGCCTTATAAGCTCGCTATGGCTAATGCTGGACGTCGTCCAAACCCATTTACTGGTAAGCTCTCAGGAACGAATGGCTCGCAGTTCTTCATTACCACTGTTCCAACCACATGGTTGGACGGCAAGCACACTATTTTTGGTGAAGTTGCTGATGAAGCTTCTCGAAAGGTTGTGGATGCTATTAATGAAGTAGCAACCGATCCTCGTGATAATCCTCTTGAGCCAGTTATGATTGAAAGTATTGAGATTATTAAATAA
- the guaB gene encoding IMP dehydrogenase: MAQETYKPLPNPFEKLGLAYDDVLLLPNETDVIPSEVDTTTQLTKNITMKSPVLSAAMDTVTEAEMAIAMARNGGIGVIHRNLSIEDQATQVDTVKRSESGMISNPVTVNPDATLTDLDRLCAQFRVSGLPVVDHDDHLLGIVTNRDMRFVDPAEFDSLRVKDVMTSEGLITGPSNISKADAHKLLAQYKVEKLPLVDESGKLTGLITVKDFVKTEQYPDATKDAEGRLRVAAAVGFFGDAWQRCTALADAGVDVLVVDTAHGHAKLMLDMIKRLKADPAFKNIDIIGGNIATREGAQALIDAGVDAVKVGVGPGSICTTRVVAGVGVPQLTAVYEASLAAREAGIPVVADGGIHYSGDIAKALVAGASTVMLGGLLAGTEEAPGEKVLLHGKQYKVYRGMGSMGAMAPRGKKSYSKDRYFQADVTSNDKVVPEGVEGEVPYRGPLNYVLYELVGGLHQSMFYTGARTIPELQAKGKFIRITDAALRESHPHDIVMTKEAPNYSGFHE, from the coding sequence ATGGCTCAAGAAACATATAAACCACTTCCTAATCCATTCGAGAAGCTGGGCCTCGCCTATGACGATGTCTTGCTTCTTCCTAACGAAACTGATGTTATTCCATCAGAAGTAGATACCACTACACAGCTCACTAAAAATATCACTATGAAGTCTCCAGTGCTTTCTGCAGCAATGGATACTGTAACTGAAGCTGAAATGGCTATTGCTATGGCTCGCAATGGTGGTATTGGTGTGATTCACCGTAATCTCAGCATTGAAGACCAGGCTACTCAAGTAGACACTGTGAAGCGTTCTGAATCTGGTATGATTTCTAACCCGGTGACGGTTAATCCAGATGCAACCTTAACTGATTTGGATCGTCTGTGTGCGCAGTTCCGCGTATCGGGCTTGCCGGTAGTAGATCATGACGATCATTTGCTGGGCATTGTGACTAATCGCGATATGCGTTTTGTAGATCCAGCAGAATTTGATTCTTTACGTGTGAAGGACGTGATGACCAGCGAAGGGCTGATCACAGGTCCTTCAAATATTTCTAAGGCAGATGCGCATAAGTTGCTCGCTCAGTATAAGGTTGAAAAATTACCTCTCGTTGATGAATCAGGTAAGCTGACTGGTCTGATTACTGTTAAGGACTTCGTGAAGACTGAGCAGTACCCAGATGCAACAAAGGATGCTGAAGGTCGTTTGCGTGTAGCAGCTGCAGTAGGCTTCTTTGGTGACGCATGGCAGCGTTGCACTGCTTTGGCTGATGCAGGTGTAGATGTTTTGGTTGTTGATACAGCTCACGGTCATGCCAAGCTCATGCTGGATATGATTAAGCGCCTCAAAGCTGACCCTGCTTTCAAGAATATCGATATTATTGGTGGCAATATTGCAACCCGTGAAGGTGCTCAGGCTTTGATTGATGCTGGCGTGGATGCTGTGAAGGTAGGCGTTGGCCCTGGCTCTATCTGCACAACTCGTGTTGTGGCTGGTGTAGGCGTTCCACAGTTGACCGCTGTATATGAAGCATCTCTTGCTGCTCGCGAAGCAGGTATTCCAGTGGTTGCTGATGGTGGTATTCACTATTCTGGTGACATTGCCAAGGCTCTGGTTGCTGGCGCATCTACTGTCATGCTCGGTGGTTTGCTGGCTGGAACTGAAGAAGCACCAGGTGAGAAAGTACTGTTGCATGGTAAACAATACAAGGTCTACCGTGGCATGGGTTCTATGGGCGCTATGGCTCCTCGTGGTAAGAAGAGCTATTCGAAGGATCGTTACTTCCAAGCTGATGTGACCAGTAACGATAAGGTGGTTCCAGAAGGTGTTGAAGGTGAAGTTCCATACCGCGGACCACTCAACTACGTGCTCTATGAATTGGTAGGCGGATTACATCAGTCTATGTTCTATACCGGTGCACGTACAATTCCTGAACTTCAGGCTAAAGGAAAGTTCATTCGTATTACTGACGCTGCTCTTCGTGAATCACATCCACACGATATTGTGATGACGAAGGAAGCTCCAAACTACTCTGGTTTCCACGAGTAA
- a CDS encoding MraY family glycosyltransferase, with product MRIYIFIAAIAGAVVWFMTPVIRQLAFRIGAVGEVRARDVHTVPTPRIGGVAMLTGIIVAFIFASRIPWVDNLFDESQQLWVVLLGAVLINLVGVLDDLFDLDWMLKMSGQLLISLLVSWGGVQIVSLPLGNLYSISTSWSIAISAFLLVASINAVNFVDGLDGLASGIVGIGGIAFAVYSYMLARSTANFASVAIIIDVVIVGVCVGFLLHNWHPASIFMGDSGSMLLGYMVTCASIVMTGRLDPNAHHVNVYLPVFIPILLPILVLFLPVLDMVLAIVRRVSKGLSPMHPDRMHLHHRMLRIGHSVRGAVGILWSWAALISFSSVMLLFFRMRYVFAGFCVAAVALLVITMLPYYRLRMAEIRAEHGRDRVGRSEEDNK from the coding sequence ATGAGAATCTACATTTTCATCGCAGCAATCGCAGGAGCAGTGGTCTGGTTTATGACTCCTGTTATTCGCCAACTTGCTTTTAGAATTGGTGCAGTGGGCGAAGTGCGCGCTCGCGATGTGCATACCGTTCCTACGCCGCGCATTGGTGGTGTAGCAATGCTGACGGGTATTATTGTTGCTTTTATTTTTGCTAGTCGCATTCCGTGGGTGGATAATCTTTTTGATGAATCACAACAGCTGTGGGTGGTGCTTCTAGGTGCGGTTTTGATTAATCTTGTGGGAGTTCTCGACGATTTATTTGATTTAGACTGGATGCTCAAAATGTCTGGTCAGCTGCTCATTTCTCTTCTCGTATCGTGGGGAGGAGTGCAAATCGTATCCTTGCCTTTGGGTAACCTCTATTCGATATCCACCAGCTGGTCTATTGCCATTTCAGCATTCTTGCTTGTAGCCTCTATTAATGCCGTCAATTTTGTGGATGGTTTAGACGGTTTGGCGTCCGGCATTGTGGGAATTGGTGGCATTGCTTTTGCTGTGTATTCCTATATGTTGGCACGATCGACGGCAAATTTTGCATCTGTGGCCATTATTATTGACGTGGTTATTGTGGGTGTCTGTGTGGGATTCTTGCTTCATAATTGGCATCCGGCCAGTATTTTTATGGGCGATTCGGGTTCCATGCTTTTAGGCTATATGGTCACGTGCGCTTCGATTGTGATGACTGGTCGTTTAGATCCTAATGCGCATCACGTCAACGTCTATCTGCCAGTTTTTATTCCTATTTTGCTGCCTATTCTTGTGCTGTTTCTACCTGTTTTAGATATGGTTCTCGCCATCGTGCGTCGAGTGAGCAAAGGTTTATCTCCTATGCATCCTGATCGTATGCATTTGCATCATCGTATGTTGCGCATTGGTCATTCTGTGCGCGGCGCTGTGGGGATTTTATGGAGTTGGGCAGCTCTGATTTCATTCTCGTCAGTTATGCTTCTGTTTTTCCGTATGCGATACGTATTTGCTGGATTCTGTGTGGCTGCGGTGGCTCTGCTTGTTATTACGATGTTGCCGTATTACCGGTTACGTATGGCAGAAATTCGGGCGGAGCATGGTCGAGACCGTGTAGGCAGAAGCGAGGAGGATAACAAGTGA
- a CDS encoding L-threonylcarbamoyladenylate synthase: MAHTYGIQPVNEETLDLAVSLIRSGEIVVIPTDTVYGVVADPTQADAVEKIFQAKHRPHEKSVQILAARLDDTEKFGVVIPPALTPVAQKFMPGAISIIATIDENMRTSKLCTVREEADGFLTQAVRLPDNPASLKILSTTGPLAASSANLSGHISPTTAQESYDQLGDSVSLYIDGGATPGPVASTVVAWDAQTSQPVFLREGAIHSDAIRSVLA; encoded by the coding sequence ATGGCACATACATACGGTATCCAGCCGGTGAATGAAGAAACATTAGATTTGGCAGTATCCTTGATCCGTTCAGGTGAGATTGTTGTTATTCCCACAGATACGGTCTATGGCGTGGTGGCTGATCCCACGCAAGCTGATGCGGTAGAAAAAATCTTCCAGGCTAAGCATCGTCCGCACGAAAAAAGCGTACAGATTCTGGCTGCTCGTCTTGACGATACCGAAAAATTCGGCGTAGTCATTCCTCCTGCTCTTACTCCAGTGGCTCAGAAGTTCATGCCTGGAGCAATCAGTATTATTGCGACGATTGACGAAAATATGCGCACATCGAAGCTGTGTACTGTGCGCGAAGAAGCAGACGGATTTTTGACTCAAGCAGTGCGTCTACCGGATAATCCAGCAAGCCTCAAAATTCTTAGCACCACAGGCCCTCTTGCAGCATCTAGCGCCAATCTGAGCGGTCATATTTCCCCAACCACAGCGCAAGAATCTTATGATCAGCTCGGCGATAGTGTGAGTCTTTATATAGATGGCGGCGCAACTCCAGGACCAGTAGCCAGCACGGTGGTCGCATGGGATGCTCAGACTTCTCAGCCAGTTTTCCTACGCGAAGGAGCTATTCATTCTGATGCTATTCGCTCTGTGTTAGCATAG
- a CDS encoding HAD family hydrolase yields MVPIKREYTDIFCDLYGTIFDIRTQEDSPDVWNMMCDYMNARGARFEDGQTLYALYQTQWEQAYEEGVRERGEYVEVDVSPVWQMLYAHGGVQVDERSAAATATYFHQISMPLLQPYPHAREFLAIMRRVGIHPILVSNAQAAYTRPDLQAHRLTELFDAIFLSSDFGVKKPDKRFFDHALVSCNANPSRVLYLGNEIGCDVLGARGAGMDVVYLHTPLSVPGDPATSKDATLNVEGADYEAVLSWLCDQPVRIEGDGTAARIVPA; encoded by the coding sequence ATGGTTCCTATAAAACGTGAATATACTGATATTTTTTGTGACCTGTATGGGACGATTTTTGATATCCGTACGCAAGAAGACAGTCCTGATGTATGGAATATGATGTGTGACTATATGAATGCTCGTGGCGCGCGTTTTGAAGATGGGCAGACCCTCTATGCGCTGTATCAGACTCAGTGGGAGCAAGCATATGAAGAGGGCGTGCGTGAACGCGGAGAGTATGTAGAAGTTGATGTTTCTCCTGTATGGCAAATGCTATATGCGCACGGCGGCGTGCAAGTAGATGAGAGGAGTGCAGCAGCAACTGCTACTTATTTCCATCAAATCAGTATGCCACTATTGCAGCCATATCCTCATGCGCGAGAATTCCTAGCAATTATGCGACGTGTGGGCATTCATCCTATTTTGGTTTCCAACGCTCAGGCGGCTTATACGCGTCCTGACTTGCAAGCCCATCGTTTAACAGAACTTTTTGACGCGATTTTCCTCTCGTCGGATTTCGGTGTGAAAAAACCAGATAAACGATTCTTTGATCACGCTTTAGTTAGCTGTAATGCCAATCCTTCGCGCGTTCTCTATTTAGGCAATGAAATTGGCTGTGATGTGTTAGGCGCTCGCGGTGCTGGCATGGACGTAGTGTATTTGCATACACCATTATCTGTTCCCGGTGATCCGGCGACGAGCAAAGATGCCACACTTAATGTGGAGGGCGCTGATTATGAGGCAGTCTTATCGTGGCTTTGCGACCAACCTGTACGCATTGAGGGTGACGGAACAGCAGCACGCATCGTTCCCGCATAG
- a CDS encoding LacI family DNA-binding transcriptional regulator, with protein sequence MKRATMRDVALKAGVSEATVSRVLNGTGPVAQDKRRKVLDAANALRFSVSKSASSLASGRTMRIGVLVPFRINSWFNATVLDGLFAQGDARGYEIVPFIMRSEDDLTKFFEMLPVRGNVDAIIVLSFNLSAEHTQELTQLGMPCVGVDTPSGKEFNSSVGIDDIAAMHDVVHKLHDLGHTRIAYVGRSSGSRFTNTAAVREMGFIEAIADEGLQEQYCPVLYSGNEVSALVEQIQLLDKPLTALCVEDDDLAARIVRGLRSVNVRVPQELSVIGFDDDRIASVLELSTIHQDPRAMGERAVDLAVDLLDKKSAQVHEIMPTRIILRATTARL encoded by the coding sequence ATGAAGCGTGCCACTATGCGCGATGTTGCGCTGAAAGCAGGTGTATCGGAAGCAACGGTATCTCGAGTGCTTAACGGTACTGGTCCTGTGGCGCAAGATAAACGACGCAAAGTGCTTGATGCTGCTAATGCTTTACGTTTCAGTGTTTCTAAATCTGCCTCCTCGCTGGCATCTGGGCGCACAATGCGCATTGGTGTGCTTGTACCTTTTCGTATTAATTCATGGTTTAACGCAACGGTTTTAGATGGTCTTTTTGCTCAGGGTGACGCCCGCGGGTATGAAATCGTGCCTTTTATTATGCGCAGCGAAGATGATTTAACAAAATTTTTCGAGATGCTTCCTGTGCGCGGCAATGTTGATGCCATTATTGTTCTTTCGTTTAACCTCAGTGCCGAGCATACTCAAGAACTCACACAACTGGGTATGCCATGTGTGGGAGTAGATACGCCATCGGGTAAAGAATTTAATTCTTCAGTAGGTATTGACGACATCGCAGCAATGCATGATGTGGTGCATAAACTTCACGATTTAGGGCATACGCGTATTGCTTATGTGGGGCGCTCTTCAGGCTCTCGATTTACTAACACGGCGGCAGTACGCGAAATGGGGTTTATCGAGGCTATTGCAGATGAAGGATTGCAAGAGCAGTATTGTCCGGTTTTGTACAGTGGCAACGAAGTCAGTGCTTTAGTGGAGCAAATACAGTTACTTGATAAACCTTTGACGGCTTTATGCGTGGAAGATGATGATTTGGCTGCACGTATAGTGCGTGGGTTACGCAGTGTGAATGTGCGGGTACCTCAAGAATTATCTGTTATCGGCTTTGATGATGACCGCATTGCCTCTGTGCTTGAGTTGTCGACAATACATCAAGATCCGCGAGCTATGGGGGAGCGTGCTGTTGATCTTGCAGTAGATTTGCTCGATAAAAAATCTGCGCAGGTTCATGAAATCATGCCGACTCGAATTATTTTGCGTGCAACTACTGCACGATTGTAA
- a CDS encoding SLC45 family MFS transporter, producing MAEDLTQSQDTEFADKGGELLPTLQKKVIYIMTLGFLGVNMAFSLQGANMSRIAQTIGADPNQLGWFFIVPPLLGMIVQPLIGKWSDATWNKWGRRMPYLIIGGPVAALVLILLPFSGSFGFGYGSIFALVYMIIAIALMDCFSNISMAPFRMIIGDMVNDKQRNFAFAWSEIFAYVGGILASLMPYILTWCGVPNTADKGVVPPSVVWSFIIAAVVLVVSSLFSGLKTKEYDPQTYAQYHGIDIRKNAQEKTNWIELFKNAPRSFWELSVVQFFSWIGIMYTWTYATNTMAVNIWKTSDSSSAGYQAAGNWYGVMTAVLSLSALAFGWFYSKSSEKHRHHWYAFGLAADVVAIALVATTGNKWVALAAFVLYGFGNFCINTLPFNMLATALKKNVGAYMGAFNIFVCLPQIVGSIAGLFLVPFFGGNTSSMMILGAVFMAISAVAVYFVHEGK from the coding sequence ATGGCTGAAGACCTCACACAATCGCAAGATACGGAGTTCGCCGACAAAGGTGGTGAACTTCTGCCTACCTTGCAGAAAAAAGTTATTTATATTATGACCTTGGGCTTCCTTGGCGTTAATATGGCGTTCTCCTTGCAGGGTGCCAATATGAGCCGTATTGCCCAAACAATTGGAGCAGACCCTAATCAGCTGGGGTGGTTCTTTATTGTGCCGCCTTTACTGGGTATGATTGTGCAGCCGCTGATTGGTAAGTGGTCGGATGCAACATGGAATAAGTGGGGACGCCGTATGCCATATCTGATTATCGGCGGTCCTGTAGCTGCTCTGGTCTTGATTTTGCTGCCATTCTCCGGATCTTTTGGATTCGGGTATGGATCCATCTTCGCCTTGGTCTATATGATTATTGCCATTGCATTGATGGACTGCTTCTCAAATATTTCCATGGCTCCTTTCCGCATGATTATTGGAGATATGGTCAACGATAAGCAGCGTAATTTCGCATTTGCGTGGTCTGAGATTTTTGCCTATGTTGGCGGTATTTTGGCTTCTCTGATGCCATATATTCTCACCTGGTGTGGTGTACCTAATACGGCAGATAAAGGTGTAGTTCCACCATCTGTGGTGTGGTCCTTCATTATTGCTGCTGTTGTGCTCGTTGTGTCCTCTCTGTTCTCTGGTTTGAAAACAAAGGAATACGATCCACAAACCTATGCACAATATCACGGTATTGATATTCGTAAGAATGCTCAAGAAAAGACCAATTGGATTGAGCTGTTTAAGAATGCTCCACGATCTTTCTGGGAATTGTCTGTAGTGCAGTTCTTCTCATGGATTGGCATTATGTACACGTGGACATACGCTACCAATACTATGGCAGTTAATATTTGGAAGACATCGGATTCATCATCTGCAGGATACCAGGCTGCTGGTAACTGGTATGGTGTGATGACTGCTGTTTTGTCCTTGTCTGCTTTGGCTTTTGGATGGTTCTATTCCAAGTCCTCTGAAAAGCATCGTCACCATTGGTATGCTTTCGGTTTAGCAGCAGATGTAGTAGCTATTGCATTAGTAGCAACCACAGGCAACAAATGGGTGGCATTAGCAGCTTTCGTGCTGTACGGTTTCGGAAACTTCTGCATTAACACACTTCCATTTAATATGCTGGCAACTGCTTTGAAGAAGAACGTGGGAGCATATATGGGAGCATTCAATATCTTTGTATGCCTCCCACAGATTGTCGGTTCTATTGCAGGATTGTTCTTAGTTCCGTTCTTTGGCGGTAATACATCTTCCATGATGATTCTGGGTGCTGTATTTATGGCAATTTCTGCAGTAGCTGTGTATTTCGTACACGAAGGTAAGTAA
- a CDS encoding alpha-glucosidase → MQNNHWWNNAVVYQIYPKSFQDSNGDGVGDIRGIINRLDYLDNLGVDIIWLSPIYASPQVDNGYDISDYRMINPDFGTLDDFDELVSQAHNRDIHIMMDLVVNHTSDQHEWFKQSQADKNSEYRDYYVWRDAQRDEEGNLIPPNNWGSFFATPGWEYDEQSDQYYLHLFAKEQPDLNWENPAVRHNVYDMMNWWAARGVDGFRMDVISYISKPNDLPDAQLNEHDVYANPEPLVANGPRVHEFLREMNENVMSKHRMVTVGETPGVTTQEAQIYADLNNTELNMVFQFEHMGLDSSPDPTFGRWHDGKAQLKDIRNSLTKWQVGLAGKAWNSLYWNNHDQPRVVSRFGNDTNEEYRVLSAKMLATVLHMMQGTPYVYQGEEIGMTNAYFTDIADYNDLDSINPYHQFVDELKIVDSDTMMRYISLHSRDNARTPMQWNDGVQGGFTTGTPWLKMNPAFDHINVEQALADPDSVFYHYKKLIALRHSEEIITHGEYALVDGNEQDDNIFAYTRTYGNDVVLVLANWTEKTVSSSYEQSMCVPDNAEMLISNYADDMRGSLRPYEAKVYKFSK, encoded by the coding sequence ATGCAGAATAATCATTGGTGGAATAATGCAGTGGTCTACCAGATTTATCCTAAATCTTTCCAAGATTCCAATGGTGATGGTGTTGGCGATATTCGTGGCATTATCAATCGTTTGGATTATTTAGATAATCTGGGTGTAGATATTATTTGGCTGTCACCTATTTACGCTTCCCCTCAGGTGGATAATGGGTATGATATTTCGGATTATCGTATGATTAATCCTGATTTTGGAACTCTGGATGATTTCGACGAACTGGTTTCTCAGGCTCATAATCGTGACATTCATATCATGATGGATTTAGTGGTCAATCACACGTCTGATCAACATGAATGGTTTAAGCAGTCTCAAGCGGATAAAAATAGTGAATATCGTGATTACTATGTGTGGCGCGATGCGCAAAGAGATGAAGAAGGCAATCTGATTCCGCCAAATAATTGGGGCTCTTTCTTTGCTACTCCTGGCTGGGAATATGATGAGCAGAGCGATCAGTATTATCTACATCTTTTTGCCAAGGAACAGCCAGATCTTAATTGGGAAAATCCTGCGGTACGTCACAATGTGTACGACATGATGAATTGGTGGGCGGCCCGTGGCGTAGATGGTTTCCGTATGGATGTTATTTCCTACATTTCCAAGCCGAACGATTTGCCAGATGCCCAGCTCAATGAACATGATGTGTATGCTAATCCAGAGCCGCTAGTGGCTAACGGTCCACGTGTTCATGAATTCTTACGTGAAATGAATGAGAATGTCATGAGTAAGCATCGCATGGTAACTGTGGGAGAAACTCCTGGAGTTACTACTCAAGAAGCGCAGATATATGCTGATCTGAATAATACTGAACTCAATATGGTGTTCCAGTTTGAGCATATGGGATTAGATTCTAGTCCAGATCCTACTTTCGGGCGCTGGCATGATGGAAAAGCGCAGCTAAAAGATATTCGCAACAGCTTAACCAAGTGGCAAGTAGGATTAGCTGGTAAGGCATGGAATTCTTTGTATTGGAATAACCATGATCAGCCGCGCGTGGTTTCTCGCTTCGGTAATGATACCAATGAAGAGTATCGCGTTCTGAGTGCAAAAATGTTGGCTACTGTTCTCCACATGATGCAGGGAACTCCGTATGTGTATCAAGGTGAAGAAATCGGTATGACTAACGCATACTTCACTGATATTGCAGATTACAATGACTTGGATTCTATCAATCCGTATCATCAATTTGTAGACGAACTCAAAATTGTTGATAGCGATACCATGATGCGTTATATTTCTCTGCATTCACGTGATAATGCCCGCACTCCTATGCAGTGGAACGATGGTGTGCAAGGAGGCTTTACTACAGGCACTCCATGGCTAAAAATGAATCCCGCATTTGATCATATCAATGTAGAGCAGGCTCTTGCCGATCCTGATTCCGTTTTTTACCATTACAAAAAGCTGATTGCATTACGCCATAGCGAAGAAATTATTACTCATGGTGAGTATGCGTTGGTAGATGGTAATGAGCAGGATGACAATATCTTTGCGTATACGCGTACATACGGTAATGATGTTGTGCTTGTTTTAGCAAACTGGACTGAAAAGACTGTATCCAGCAGCTATGAGCAGTCTATGTGCGTTCCTGATAATGCCGAAATGCTTATTAGTAATTATGCAGATGATATGCGAGGAAGTTTACGTCCTTACGAGGCAAAAGTCTATAAGTTTTCTAAATAA